Proteins from a single region of Crassaminicella profunda:
- a CDS encoding 5'-nucleotidase C-terminal domain-containing protein has protein sequence MKKVTGIILSVLMVFTLCFQFSALDVHATAEKEIVLFHTNDTHARVEEGKYAGMGFAKIATYIKEQKEKNPNMLVVDAGDTFHGQTIATLVKGESIAKIMNQMGYDAMTAGNHDFDYGKDRLVELAGMTNFPILAANVKKEDGKDLLKPYMIKEVDGVKFGIFGLSTPETAYMTHPKNVEGITFTDPVKEAKKMVETLKDQVDVIVALGHIGLDESSKVTSEKVVKEVEGIDVFVDGHSHTTLETGKLVGNTLIVSTGEYDKNLGKVTLKFADNKLVSKQACLLSKEEAANIKEDQDIVKVVTEIKESQKKVLSEVVGKTSVVLDGERADVRTGETNLGDLITDAMIDLTKAEVAITNGGGIRASINKGEITKEEIITVLPFGNYIVTKNLTGKQILEALEHGTDSAPEPKGAYPHVAGMTYKIDANKPVGNRVCDVMVNGKTLELERTYLVATNDFMAAGGDNYTMFKDAPVLIEYSALDEALIAYMEKLGEVAPKKEGRSIFIAKTEVSKEEVKVPETKVENKNTATYTVKSGDVLWKIAEKYKMTWEKLAKMNELKNPNFIVTGQQLVVPAN, from the coding sequence ATGAAAAAAGTAACCGGTATCATATTAAGTGTTTTAATGGTGTTTACTTTATGTTTCCAATTTTCTGCTTTAGATGTACATGCTACTGCTGAAAAGGAAATCGTTTTATTCCACACCAACGATACTCATGCAAGAGTTGAAGAAGGAAAATATGCAGGAATGGGATTTGCAAAAATTGCTACATACATAAAAGAACAAAAAGAAAAAAATCCAAACATGTTAGTAGTAGATGCAGGCGATACATTCCATGGACAAACTATTGCTACATTAGTTAAAGGAGAAAGTATTGCAAAAATCATGAATCAGATGGGTTATGATGCAATGACTGCAGGAAATCATGATTTTGATTATGGAAAAGATCGATTAGTTGAATTAGCAGGGATGACGAATTTCCCGATTTTAGCTGCAAATGTGAAAAAAGAAGATGGAAAAGATTTACTAAAACCTTATATGATTAAAGAGGTAGATGGGGTGAAATTTGGGATATTTGGTCTTTCAACACCAGAAACTGCATATATGACCCATCCTAAAAATGTAGAAGGAATTACTTTTACGGATCCTGTAAAAGAAGCAAAAAAAATGGTTGAAACATTAAAAGATCAAGTGGATGTAATTGTTGCATTAGGACATATAGGATTAGATGAAAGTAGTAAGGTGACTAGTGAAAAAGTAGTAAAAGAAGTAGAAGGAATAGATGTTTTTGTAGATGGTCATAGTCATACAACTCTAGAGACAGGTAAATTAGTAGGAAATACTCTAATTGTAAGTACTGGAGAATATGATAAGAATCTTGGAAAAGTTACTTTAAAGTTTGCTGATAATAAATTAGTATCAAAGCAGGCTTGCTTGCTTTCTAAGGAAGAAGCAGCAAATATCAAAGAAGACCAAGATATTGTAAAAGTTGTTACGGAGATTAAAGAAAGTCAAAAGAAAGTATTAAGTGAAGTAGTAGGAAAAACTAGTGTTGTATTAGATGGAGAAAGAGCAGACGTAAGAACAGGTGAGACAAATCTAGGTGATTTAATTACAGATGCTATGATTGACCTGACAAAAGCTGAAGTAGCTATCACAAATGGTGGTGGAATAAGAGCTTCTATCAATAAAGGTGAAATTACGAAAGAAGAAATCATTACAGTTCTTCCATTTGGAAACTATATTGTCACAAAAAATTTAACTGGTAAGCAAATATTAGAAGCTCTAGAGCATGGAACAGATTCTGCTCCAGAACCAAAGGGCGCATATCCACATGTAGCTGGAATGACTTATAAAATTGATGCAAATAAGCCTGTAGGAAATAGAGTATGTGATGTAATGGTAAATGGAAAAACATTAGAGTTAGAAAGAACTTATTTAGTAGCTACAAATGATTTTATGGCTGCTGGTGGAGATAACTATACAATGTTTAAAGATGCTCCTGTGTTAATAGAATACAGTGCATTAGATGAAGCATTAATTGCTTATATGGAGAAATTAGGGGAAGTTGCTCCTAAGAAAGAAGGAAGAAGTATATTTATTGCAAAAACAGAAGTTTCTAAAGAAGAAGTAAAAGTACCTGAAACAAAAGTAGAAAATAAAAATACTGCTACATACACTGTAAAATCAGGAGATGTTCTTTGGAAAATCGCAGAAAAATACAAAATGACTTGGGAAAAACTTGCAAAGATGAATGAGTTGAAAAATCCAAACTTTATAGTAACTGGACAACAATTAGTAGTACCAGCTAACTAA
- a CDS encoding copper amine oxidase N-terminal domain-containing protein, protein MKSKKLIGITLIGMTLASSMFPAFAEYNPNKVVTGPITTLRLPQDSFGGLHMNLVINDKGLNPQDTKVYMKENGVTMIPLRLISETLGYEVKWDSKKKIIELIKGPQWIMIKAEEDQYTFGKMAPVTLGTIPEIKNGRTYIPLKFVTDILRLEVMRDETGTIHIKDKRMAIEKSVLYTDGKIAEIQKINDNTRILIEVIKKGKGYESIILNITEDTKIQNPVNNKEISVEDLKEGDTIRAFYGPAVTRSLPPIGKAEKIQVLKSTAVLDGKITDIRMNDKSTKILVGSMTDGVMLIINDETKIVTEEDKEISIDDLQKGMEITAYHDLVMTMSIPGMTGAKKIVVKE, encoded by the coding sequence ATGAAATCAAAAAAATTAATAGGGATAACATTAATAGGGATGACATTAGCATCAAGCATGTTTCCTGCATTTGCAGAATATAATCCAAATAAAGTAGTGACTGGACCCATCACTACTTTGAGGTTGCCACAAGATTCTTTTGGGGGTCTTCATATGAACCTTGTAATAAATGATAAAGGACTCAACCCACAAGACACAAAAGTTTATATGAAAGAAAATGGAGTTACTATGATTCCACTAAGATTAATTTCTGAAACTTTAGGATACGAAGTAAAATGGGATAGTAAAAAGAAAATTATAGAACTTATAAAAGGGCCTCAATGGATTATGATTAAGGCTGAAGAAGATCAATATACTTTTGGAAAGATGGCGCCAGTTACTCTTGGAACTATACCAGAAATTAAGAATGGGAGAACCTATATACCATTAAAATTTGTAACAGATATATTAAGGCTAGAAGTTATGAGGGATGAAACAGGTACCATACATATTAAGGATAAAAGGATGGCTATTGAAAAATCAGTATTATATACAGATGGAAAAATTGCTGAGATTCAAAAAATAAATGACAATACAAGAATTCTTATTGAAGTGATCAAAAAAGGTAAAGGATATGAGTCTATTATTTTAAACATAACTGAAGATACAAAAATACAAAATCCTGTTAATAACAAAGAGATTTCAGTAGAAGATTTAAAAGAAGGAGATACAATTAGAGCCTTTTATGGACCAGCAGTAACAAGAAGTTTGCCACCAATTGGAAAAGCTGAAAAAATCCAAGTACTTAAAAGTACAGCCGTATTAGATGGAAAGATTACAGATATTCGTATGAATGATAAAAGTACTAAAATCCTTGTTGGAAGTATGACCGATGGGGTCATGTTAATCATCAATGATGAAACAAAAATTGTTACAGAAGAGGATAAGGAAATTTCAATAGATGATTTACAAAAGGGCATGGAGATTACAGCTTATCATGATTTAGTTATGACTATGAGTATTCCTGGAATGACAGGGGCGAAAAAGATTGTTGTAAAGGAATAG
- a CDS encoding Na/Pi cotransporter family protein translates to MKIFFELLGGLGLFLYGMTIMGDGLEKSAGDKMKKIIEVLTNNRIMAVLVGAVVTMIIQSSSATTVMVVGFVNAGIMNLVQATGVIMGANIGTTVTAQIASLKLSAIAPIVVGLSVGVWLFTSNKKVKNMAEIFIGFGILFIGMDLMKHAVKPLREYEGFRTMLLSFGKGTFTDSLMAIFTGFFVTAVVQSSSATTGILIALASEGLLPIEASLPIIFGTNIGTCVTAMLSSIGANRTAKRAAFVHFMFNILGTIMFMVLFKNITITLVKQFSPTDAARQLANAHTLFNIANTLLLLPFAGILVRLANKVLPLKDFEVVEQRGIQYLDERMLETPSVAIIQVIKETLNMGNLALESYEKSMNAFFENSEKIANETFKIEKIINSMERDIAEYLVKLSNTSLSAKQHEIVNGLFNTINDIERVGDHADNLAELAIYRIDNKLEFSEKGTEELKFMHDRVVKSYNQAIYALKTGDLNMAKKILEREGEIDHMEKSLRASHIERLNKQLCSAKSGIVFLDIISNLERIADHASNIALAVMSTTEK, encoded by the coding sequence ATGAAGATTTTTTTTGAATTGCTTGGAGGACTAGGTTTATTTCTTTATGGGATGACTATTATGGGAGATGGATTAGAGAAATCTGCTGGCGACAAAATGAAGAAAATTATTGAAGTACTTACAAACAACAGAATTATGGCTGTACTTGTAGGCGCTGTGGTAACTATGATTATTCAGAGTAGTAGTGCTACTACTGTAATGGTTGTAGGATTTGTAAACGCAGGGATTATGAATTTGGTACAAGCTACAGGTGTTATTATGGGGGCAAACATTGGAACAACTGTAACTGCTCAGATTGCATCTTTGAAGTTATCAGCAATTGCACCTATTGTAGTAGGACTAAGTGTAGGGGTATGGCTTTTTACAAGTAATAAAAAAGTGAAAAATATGGCAGAAATTTTTATAGGTTTTGGAATCTTATTTATTGGTATGGATCTTATGAAACATGCTGTAAAGCCCCTAAGAGAGTATGAAGGTTTTAGAACCATGCTACTGAGCTTTGGAAAAGGAACATTTACGGATTCGTTAATGGCAATTTTTACAGGATTTTTTGTTACTGCTGTTGTACAGAGTAGTAGTGCTACTACCGGTATTTTAATTGCATTAGCTAGTGAAGGATTACTTCCTATTGAAGCATCTTTACCTATTATTTTCGGTACTAATATAGGAACTTGTGTTACAGCAATGCTTTCAAGTATAGGAGCAAATAGAACGGCCAAAAGAGCTGCTTTTGTCCATTTTATGTTTAATATTTTAGGAACAATAATGTTTATGGTATTATTTAAGAATATTACTATTACCCTTGTGAAGCAGTTTTCACCAACAGATGCAGCTAGGCAGCTAGCAAATGCCCATACGTTATTTAATATTGCAAATACTTTATTATTATTGCCTTTTGCAGGTATACTCGTAAGATTGGCAAACAAAGTACTTCCTTTAAAAGATTTTGAGGTAGTAGAGCAAAGAGGAATTCAATATCTTGATGAGAGGATGTTAGAAACTCCATCTGTTGCTATTATCCAGGTGATAAAAGAAACATTAAATATGGGAAATTTAGCTTTAGAAAGCTATGAAAAATCAATGAATGCTTTTTTTGAAAACAGCGAGAAAATAGCCAATGAAACTTTCAAAATAGAAAAGATTATAAATAGCATGGAAAGAGATATTGCAGAATATTTAGTTAAACTTTCCAATACTTCTTTATCTGCGAAACAGCATGAAATTGTTAATGGACTATTTAATACAATCAATGATATTGAAAGAGTTGGGGATCATGCAGATAATTTGGCAGAACTGGCGATTTATAGAATAGATAACAAATTAGAATTTAGTGAAAAAGGGACAGAAGAATTAAAATTCATGCATGATCGTGTAGTAAAATCTTACAATCAAGCAATCTATGCGTTAAAAACAGGAGATTTAAATATGGCTAAAAAAATTCTTGAAAGAGAAGGTGAGATTGACCATATGGAAAAATCTCTTAGAGCTAGCCATATTGAAAGATTGAATAAACAACTGTGTAGTGCAAAATCAGGAATTGTATTTTTAGATATTATTAGTAATCTAGAAAGAATAGCAGACCATGCATCCAATATAGCCTTAGCAGTAATGAGTACAACAGAAAAATAA
- a CDS encoding GerAB/ArcD/ProY family transporter, with translation MKKEVISDKQAISIIILFMSGTSTVLMVALSAEGDFWLAIILALAIALFTAFVFGHLHEVFPNKNFFDMCQLCFGKFIGKLICILYIYWTFEEATLVLINAKQFITETTIPETPQTIAIIPIAILCAWAVKAGIEVIGKWSEFVVMIFISVILIMGMLLIPQMSFDNFEPILFKGIKPVIKGTFSAFAFPFGEIVMLAMVFQNFTNKKSAYKVYMRGLFISGIIALITSITTILILGIDIATASYFPVFNAASGINVGNFIQRLEILAALIGVIGAFLKNTILVLAICKGVSTIFNLTNYRLIILPISLLIINYSNILVKSRMGFVEFNGEIWSYYAVLLELFIPVIMLMICTIKRRSMRSIRKK, from the coding sequence ATGAAAAAAGAGGTGATTTCTGATAAGCAGGCTATATCCATAATAATACTTTTTATGTCGGGAACATCTACTGTACTTATGGTAGCACTATCTGCTGAAGGTGATTTCTGGCTGGCTATTATTTTAGCTTTAGCTATAGCATTATTTACTGCTTTTGTATTTGGTCATTTACATGAAGTTTTCCCCAACAAAAATTTTTTTGATATGTGTCAATTGTGTTTTGGAAAATTCATAGGAAAGCTCATATGTATTTTATATATTTATTGGACATTTGAAGAAGCAACATTAGTTTTAATAAATGCTAAACAATTTATTACAGAAACCACTATACCAGAAACTCCCCAAACAATAGCCATTATTCCCATAGCTATTTTATGTGCATGGGCTGTAAAAGCGGGTATTGAGGTGATCGGAAAGTGGTCTGAATTTGTTGTTATGATTTTTATTAGTGTGATTCTTATTATGGGAATGTTATTAATACCACAGATGAGTTTTGATAATTTTGAACCTATATTATTTAAAGGAATCAAACCGGTTATTAAAGGAACTTTTTCTGCATTTGCATTTCCCTTTGGAGAGATTGTAATGCTTGCAATGGTTTTTCAAAATTTTACAAACAAAAAATCTGCTTATAAAGTTTATATGCGTGGATTGTTCATTTCAGGAATTATTGCATTAATTACTTCAATAACTACTATTTTGATTTTAGGGATAGATATTGCTACAGCTTCATACTTTCCTGTATTCAATGCTGCTTCAGGAATCAATGTTGGAAATTTTATACAAAGACTAGAAATATTAGCAGCACTCATTGGGGTGATAGGAGCATTTCTTAAAAATACCATACTTGTATTGGCTATATGCAAAGGGGTTTCAACCATATTTAATTTGACGAACTATCGATTGATCATATTGCCAATTTCTTTGTTAATAATAAATTATTCTAATATTTTAGTTAAGAGTAGAATGGGATTTGTAGAATTTAACGGGGAAATATGGAGTTATTATGCTGTCTTATTGGAGCTCTTTATACCAGTGATTATGTTGATGATTTGTACAATAAAGAGGCGTTCTATGAGGTCAATAAGAAAGAAATGA
- a CDS encoding sodium-dependent transporter: MVERETWTSKLGFILACIGSAIGLGNIWMFPWRLGQFGGAAFLIPYLVFVFLLGTTGLMGEFALGRSQQRGPIGAFEKVFKDKNLPFGGIIGSIPAIAVGGIFTFYSVVVGWVLKYFSLAVSGAFSHMNIDNAFENFAGHPESIFWNILAILITLSIVVLGVKQGIEKVNKIMMPSLFIIFIILLVRSLSLSGSIDGVKYLLLPDWSYLLKPITWIMALGQAFFTVSLGGGAMLVLGSYLRRDEDIPSSAIQTAFFDTGAAFLAAFIIIPAAFAFNLDVSAGPPLLFITMPHIFIKMSGGTFFGIAFFLCIIFAAISTEVALMEVIVEAFMDRLRFSRKKGVLTAACIAIILGIPLDLNMNFFGKFADFITIYLLPLSALLAAITFFWIYGVERARAEVNRGALRPLGKWWGFFAKYVFVFVAGAVLILGIIYGGIG, translated from the coding sequence TTGGTAGAGAGAGAAACTTGGACCAGTAAACTTGGATTTATTTTAGCTTGTATTGGCTCTGCCATCGGTCTAGGGAATATATGGATGTTTCCTTGGCGATTGGGACAATTTGGAGGAGCAGCCTTTCTCATTCCTTATCTAGTATTTGTTTTCTTATTAGGAACAACTGGACTTATGGGTGAATTTGCATTAGGTCGGTCTCAACAAAGGGGTCCTATTGGTGCCTTTGAAAAAGTATTTAAAGACAAGAATCTTCCATTTGGTGGAATAATAGGAAGTATCCCTGCCATTGCAGTAGGAGGAATATTTACATTCTATTCTGTTGTAGTAGGATGGGTATTAAAATATTTTTCTTTAGCTGTATCAGGTGCATTTTCTCATATGAATATTGACAATGCCTTTGAAAATTTTGCAGGGCATCCTGAAAGTATTTTTTGGAATATACTTGCAATACTAATCACTCTAAGTATTGTTGTATTGGGCGTAAAACAAGGTATTGAAAAAGTGAATAAAATCATGATGCCATCATTATTTATCATTTTTATAATACTCTTAGTTCGTTCCTTATCCCTTTCAGGTTCTATTGATGGAGTAAAGTACTTGCTATTACCAGATTGGTCCTACCTACTTAAACCGATTACTTGGATTATGGCATTGGGGCAAGCATTTTTTACAGTATCTTTAGGTGGAGGTGCTATGCTTGTACTAGGAAGTTATCTAAGAAGAGATGAGGATATTCCTTCATCTGCTATACAAACTGCCTTTTTTGATACAGGAGCAGCTTTCTTAGCAGCCTTCATCATTATCCCAGCAGCTTTTGCATTCAATTTAGATGTATCCGCTGGTCCTCCTCTGCTTTTTATTACTATGCCTCATATTTTTATAAAAATGAGCGGAGGAACTTTCTTTGGCATTGCATTTTTCTTATGTATTATATTTGCTGCCATCTCTACAGAAGTGGCTTTAATGGAAGTAATCGTAGAAGCCTTTATGGATCGACTAAGGTTTAGTAGAAAAAAAGGTGTTCTAACAGCTGCATGTATTGCCATTATTCTTGGTATTCCATTAGACTTGAATATGAACTTTTTTGGAAAATTTGCAGATTTTATCACCATTTATTTATTACCCCTTAGTGCACTTCTAGCTGCCATTACATTTTTTTGGATTTATGGGGTAGAGCGTGCACGAGCTGAAGTCAATCGAGGAGCTTTACGACCATTAGGAAAATGGTGGGGCTTTTTTGCAAAATATGTTTTTGTCTTTGTAGCAGGTGCTGTTCTTATTTTAGGAATCATTTACGGTGGCATTGGTTAA
- a CDS encoding response regulator transcription factor, giving the protein MKKILIVEDDISIAELERDYLEINGFSVEIENTGIKGMNRAKKEKFDLIILDLMLPEMDGFQICKELRDTLDIPILMVSAKGEGIDKIRGLGLGADDYITKPFSPNELVARVKAHLKRYERLTNKDRKENEIIEMNGLSIDAYSRRVYVNNKEVNLASKEFDVLLLLASNPNRVFSKEEIFERVWGLDSLGDVSTVTVHIRRIREKIEYDTSQPTYIETLWGVGYRFKI; this is encoded by the coding sequence ATGAAAAAAATATTGATTGTTGAAGATGATATTAGTATTGCTGAACTTGAACGGGACTATCTTGAGATTAATGGATTTTCTGTAGAAATTGAAAATACAGGAATAAAGGGAATGAATCGTGCAAAAAAGGAAAAATTTGATCTCATTATACTGGATTTAATGCTTCCAGAGATGGATGGATTTCAAATATGTAAAGAATTAAGAGATACTTTAGATATTCCAATACTAATGGTTTCAGCTAAAGGAGAGGGCATTGATAAAATCAGAGGATTAGGTCTTGGGGCAGATGATTATATTACAAAGCCATTTAGTCCAAATGAGTTGGTGGCTCGGGTAAAAGCTCATTTGAAAAGATATGAAAGATTAACTAATAAAGATAGAAAGGAAAATGAAATCATAGAAATGAATGGTCTTTCCATAGACGCTTATTCAAGAAGAGTATATGTAAATAATAAAGAAGTTAATCTTGCTTCAAAAGAATTTGATGTATTATTATTATTAGCAAGTAATCCGAATCGTGTATTTAGTAAAGAAGAAATTTTTGAGAGAGTATGGGGACTGGATTCATTAGGAGATGTATCCACTGTAACGGTGCATATAAGAAGGATTCGTGAAAAAATTGAATATGATACATCGCAGCCCACATATATTGAAACCTTATGGGGTGTGGGATATCGATTTAAAATATAA
- a CDS encoding sensor histidine kinase, translated as MSIKFRLLFSYAGMIIIPIIIILLLNSMFIVFGDNEQEDMEIIFNPMRIIGKYIVKQTEINRQLNIEILNNKEKLIDSTYIKKYDKKLEEYYSGIIMRKNDKIIYVSKILKDDRFISTLPDFNEPFQSAEFYRNHGIGYVLNMQNDFYLEDGSEISLFVGTDVSLTRKDFSETRNRMTLMVISILILTTFTLTFFVYKSIIKSIKKLEYAANEMKKGNLDYEIKKHLNDEIGDLSLVLEEMRIRLKDSLEVQRKYEENRKNLISNISHDLKTPIMSIKGYIEGIKDGIADTPEKMDKYINTIYEKAGHMEGLIGELFLFSKLDLQKVSFDFQNMNLIEFLKYSVEDLSFDLEKIGGKINFEYEEERSFVRADLQKLKRVVLNIVGNSVKYKGEEPLKIDILVKKQDENIVVEIKDNGKGISKEDIPYIFDRFYRADPSRNTSVGGSGLGLAISKQIIEKHGGKLWAESVKNKGTSIFFSLRGLKGGEENEKNIDC; from the coding sequence ATGTCTATAAAATTTAGACTGTTATTTTCTTATGCAGGGATGATTATTATTCCTATTATCATTATCCTTTTACTAAATTCTATGTTTATTGTTTTTGGAGATAATGAACAGGAAGATATGGAAATTATTTTCAATCCCATGAGAATTATAGGAAAATATATTGTAAAGCAGACAGAAATAAACCGACAATTGAATATAGAAATACTCAATAATAAAGAGAAATTAATAGATTCTACATACATCAAGAAATATGATAAAAAATTAGAAGAATATTATTCGGGGATCATAATGAGGAAAAATGATAAAATCATATATGTTTCAAAAATTTTAAAAGATGATAGATTTATATCTACATTACCAGATTTTAATGAACCTTTTCAATCAGCAGAATTTTATAGAAATCATGGAATTGGCTATGTATTGAATATGCAAAATGATTTTTATTTAGAGGATGGGTCTGAAATTTCTTTATTTGTGGGTACCGATGTAAGTTTAACAAGAAAAGACTTTAGTGAAACGAGGAATAGAATGACTCTCATGGTAATTAGCATATTGATTCTAACTACTTTTACGTTAACTTTCTTTGTTTACAAAAGTATTATTAAATCTATCAAAAAGCTAGAATATGCTGCTAATGAAATGAAAAAAGGGAATTTGGATTATGAAATCAAGAAACATCTAAATGATGAAATAGGAGATTTAAGTCTTGTTCTTGAAGAAATGAGAATACGACTAAAAGATTCTCTCGAAGTACAGAGAAAATATGAAGAGAATAGGAAAAATCTCATTTCAAATATATCCCACGACCTAAAGACACCTATTATGTCCATAAAAGGATATATAGAAGGCATCAAAGATGGTATTGCAGATACGCCAGAAAAAATGGACAAGTATATCAATACCATTTATGAAAAGGCAGGACATATGGAAGGGTTGATTGGTGAATTGTTCCTTTTTTCAAAGTTAGACTTACAAAAAGTATCCTTTGACTTTCAGAATATGAATCTCATAGAATTTTTAAAATATAGCGTGGAAGATTTAAGTTTTGATTTAGAAAAAATAGGTGGAAAAATAAATTTTGAATATGAAGAAGAAAGGAGTTTTGTAAGAGCAGATTTACAAAAGTTAAAGCGAGTAGTACTGAATATTGTAGGAAATTCTGTGAAATATAAAGGGGAGGAACCTCTTAAAATAGATATTTTGGTGAAGAAACAGGATGAAAATATAGTAGTTGAAATCAAAGACAATGGAAAAGGAATTTCAAAAGAAGATATCCCCTATATCTTTGATAGATTCTATCGAGCAGATCCATCAAGAAATACTTCTGTAGGGGGCAGTGGATTAGGTCTTGCCATATCTAAGCAGATTATAGAAAAGCATGGTGGAAAACTGTGGGCAGAAAGCGTAAAAAATAAGGGAACAAGTATATTTTTCTCATTAAGGGGTTTGAAAGGGGGAGAAGAAAATGAAAAAAATATTGATTGTTGA
- a CDS encoding efflux RND transporter periplasmic adaptor subunit, whose amino-acid sequence MKTKKLWILGFLLTALLLSGCAKSEAKGKVIEKEEIAVEVSKVESKNITKDYHAAGKIYASEEVKVSSKKNGKVKSIHFDVGDLVKKGDVLYTLDNEDLITDVELRKSQYKKALENAKINYEDASNDFNNTKALYESGALSKNDYENAEKAYIQNKLNYEQAQRDFDSNTKTLDASISDTIMKSPITGVVAQKNIEVKESTTNADFVIVKTDKVIAKTSVSEDVINKIAMGNQVKVNVQDEEYIGKITMISPVGTDNGNIYPIEIQIENKEGVLKPGMFAEVKFEVEKKENQIVVPKKSILAIGNENYVYIVEENKPKKVVVEKKITKDGAVQVAGKLKVGDLLIVKGQNYIDEKSLIHIVNEEAYNE is encoded by the coding sequence ATGAAAACGAAAAAATTATGGATATTAGGATTCCTTTTAACAGCACTTTTATTATCTGGATGTGCCAAATCAGAAGCAAAAGGGAAAGTAATAGAAAAAGAAGAAATTGCAGTAGAAGTTTCAAAGGTTGAATCAAAAAATATTACAAAAGATTATCATGCAGCAGGGAAAATCTATGCTAGTGAAGAAGTTAAGGTATCAAGTAAAAAAAATGGAAAGGTAAAAAGTATTCATTTTGATGTGGGAGATTTAGTGAAAAAGGGAGATGTTTTATATACCTTAGACAATGAAGATTTAATAACAGATGTTGAGTTAAGAAAAAGTCAATATAAAAAAGCTTTAGAAAATGCTAAAATAAACTATGAAGATGCGAGCAATGACTTTAATAATACAAAAGCATTATATGAATCAGGTGCTTTATCAAAAAATGATTATGAGAATGCAGAGAAAGCTTATATACAAAATAAATTAAATTATGAACAAGCACAAAGGGATTTTGATTCCAATACAAAAACATTAGATGCTTCTATCAGTGATACAATCATGAAAAGCCCTATTACTGGAGTAGTGGCACAAAAGAATATAGAAGTGAAAGAAAGTACTACCAATGCTGATTTTGTCATCGTAAAAACAGATAAAGTAATAGCAAAGACAAGTGTTTCAGAAGATGTTATCAATAAAATTGCTATGGGAAATCAGGTAAAGGTGAATGTTCAAGATGAAGAGTATATAGGGAAAATCACAATGATCAGTCCTGTAGGAACAGATAATGGGAACATCTATCCTATTGAAATTCAAATAGAGAACAAAGAAGGGGTTTTAAAACCAGGCATGTTTGCAGAAGTAAAATTTGAAGTTGAAAAAAAAGAAAATCAAATCGTAGTACCTAAAAAGTCAATACTTGCTATTGGAAATGAAAATTATGTGTATATTGTAGAAGAAAATAAGCCTAAAAAAGTAGTTGTAGAGAAAAAGATAACAAAAGATGGAGCTGTTCAAGTTGCAGGAAAGTTGAAGGTTGGAGATTTATTGATTGTAAAGGGACAGAATTATATAGATGAAAAAAGCTTGATTCATATTGTCAATGAAGAAGCTTACAATGAATAA